Part of the Aquificaceae bacterium genome is shown below.
GCTCATCTTATATTCTCAAACCTAATCAAGCTTTCCTGTTCTTCTTGTATACAAAAAGCACAACTTTACCCTTAACCCTATCCTCTCTTAAAACACATATATGCGTAGTATCCTCCGTATAGCATTCATAGACCTCTCCCTTTTTTCTGTTTATGTAATAAACCTTATCATCAACATGGTTTTCCTTACAAAACTCTTTGATATCAAAGACCTTTAGTTCAAACTGAGCGTTTCTGTATCCATAAACAAGCCCAAGGAGAAAGGCAATGGACTTATCGCCTTTTGTGTCTATTCTTTGCATGCTTATATTTTCTTCTTCCTCCTAAGGTAGGCTGGTATTTCTTCAATTTCTGGCTGGACAAGTTCTATTGTGGTTTCTGGGACTGCTTTCTTTATAGGTTCTTTAAGCTCAGGTTTTTTAACTACTTTGAACTGCCCAAGGCTTTGAGCGTCCTCAAAATCTGTGGCAACCACGGCCACCCTCATGAAGTTTTCTTCACTGTTTTCAAGCACAGCACCAAAGATTATTAGGGCGTCTTCATGAGCGGACTCCCTTATCTTGTTTATGGTTTCCTCAACCTCTCTAAAAGGTACATCCTCGCTTACCCAAAGGGTTACAAGAAGTCTCCTCGCTCCGTGTATGCTGTTTCTTTCAAGAAGAGGACAGCTTATGGCGTGTTCTACCGCATAGTTTCTTCTTCCATCCCCTTTACCCTCACCCATACCTATAAGAGCCAGACCGCCCTTTTCCATAACCGTTTTCACATCCGCAAAGTCCACATTTATAAGAGCAGGAGTAACCACTATGCTTGTTATCCCTATAACTGCTTTAGAAAGCACATCATCCACCATTTTGAAGGCATCCCTCACGCTGAAGTTTCTATCCGCCATTTCCACCAACTTTTGATTGTTTACCACTATATAGGTATCCACCACATCCTTGAGCTTTTCCAATCCTTCATTGGCTACCTGCATCCTCTTAGGTCCTTCAAAGTTAAAAGGTTTTGTTACCACAGCCACAGTGAGTATACCCATATCTTTGGCTATTTCCGCTATTACAGGCGCAGCACCAGTTCCAGTTCCCCCACCTAAGCATGCAGCTATAAAGAGCATATCCGTATTTCTTAGAATCTCCCTTATCTTATCCGCATCTTCAAGTGCCGCCTGCTCTCCTATCTCTGGCTTTGCACCTGCACCCAGACCCTTCGTAACTTTTTCACCTATCTGTATTTTGTTGGGAACCGCAAGAGAAGCAAGATGCTGGACATCAGTATTTATCACAAAAAGGTCTACCCCTTCTATACCATCAAGATACATCCTATTTACTGCATTGGAGCCACCACCACCAACTCCAAAGACCTTTATTCTCGTAGGATTTAGAGGTTCCATTCTTCTCCTCCTTGGTTCACATTATATCCCTAAGAAAGGCTTTGAGCTTCGCTACAAAGCTTGAAAATTTAGACCTGTTCTCTGTAATCTTCTCCTTTTCCTTTTGGAATAGTCTTTTCTTTTCAAAAGTGAGCTCCTTGTGGACTAACTTAACAAGCCCTACCGCTGTCGCATAAGCTGGGTCTTGCATCTTTTCCTTCAGACCTACCACGCCCGTAGGATAACCTATTCTCGCTGGAAGGTCAAAGTATCTTTCAAGAAATTCCCGTATGCCTGCTAACTTTGCAGAACCACCCGTTATAACCACTCCTGCATAAAGTGAACTCAAGTTTACTCCTTGCGCATGGAGGTAATCAACTACCCTTTCCATTATTTCCTCAAGTCTTATTTGTATAACCTCAGCAAGTTGTTTTCTGCTTACCGTAACTTCCTTTTCTTCACCTCTGGGCTTTATCTTTATCCTCTCTGTGTCGTTTACCGCATCCGCTAAGGCATAACCATTTTCTATCTTTATCTTTTCCGCCTGCTCTATGTTTATCTTCATAAAATGTGCAATATCCTTCGTTATGTTAATGCCACCCATGGGAATACATCCAGTAATGAGTATAGAACCCTCAGAAAAGACCACAAAGTTGGTAAGCCCAGCACCCATATCCATCATAAGCACCCCTTCTTCCTTTTCTTCATAATTAAGCACCGCTTCCGCACTGGCAAGGGGAGATATAAACCTCTCTACTATTTCCATACCTGTATTTACCACCACCTTTTCCGTATTCCTTAAAAGACTTGCTCCTATCTTTACCACATGCACCTCTGCGGAAATCTTTGAACCAAGAAGTCCCACTGGGTCTATAATACCTTCCTGCTCGTCTAAAACGAACCTTCTCGGTATAGCACTAATTATCTCGTAGCCCTCTTCTCTTGAACGCATTATTGCTCTCTCTATTAACCTTTCTATGTGTGTATAATCTATCTCCACAGGTTGAGGAGCTATGCTTAACGTGTCTTTCTCATTTTGGCTTTTTAAAGTTGGACCAGAGATACCTAACACCACTGTTGAAAGTTTTTCTCCAACCATTTCTTGGGCTTCTTTAATAGCACTAAGGATAGAATTTACAGCAAGGTCAAGCCTCGTAATATACCCTCTGTCTACACCTCTTGAAGGGCTCTCTCCTATGCCAATTATATGAACGTCTCCGTAGTCATCCACCTGTCCTACAAGAGCTACTACCTTGCTTGTTCCTATGTCAAGAGCTGTTATTAGGCTCATTCTTGTTCCTTCAGCTCTCTTATTATTACCAAACCTTCTATGCTTAAATCTAACTCTTTTACGCTCATATTAATATTATAAGCTTTGAAAGTATCTATTAGATTTCTTACAAGCTGTTCATTTAAAAGAAATATTGGAGGCATAACTATCTTTAAGTCCTCTTGAGTGTAAGCAATTGTATTAAGATCCGTTATGTAGATTTCTCTC
Proteins encoded:
- the ftsZ gene encoding cell division protein FtsZ, which encodes MEPLNPTRIKVFGVGGGGSNAVNRMYLDGIEGVDLFVINTDVQHLASLAVPNKIQIGEKVTKGLGAGAKPEIGEQAALEDADKIREILRNTDMLFIAACLGGGTGTGAAPVIAEIAKDMGILTVAVVTKPFNFEGPKRMQVANEGLEKLKDVVDTYIVVNNQKLVEMADRNFSVRDAFKMVDDVLSKAVIGITSIVVTPALINVDFADVKTVMEKGGLALIGMGEGKGDGRRNYAVEHAISCPLLERNSIHGARRLLVTLWVSEDVPFREVEETINKIRESAHEDALIIFGAVLENSEENFMRVAVVATDFEDAQSLGQFKVVKKPELKEPIKKAVPETTIELVQPEIEEIPAYLRRKKKI
- the ftsA gene encoding cell division protein FtsA; amino-acid sequence: MSLITALDIGTSKVVALVGQVDDYGDVHIIGIGESPSRGVDRGYITRLDLAVNSILSAIKEAQEMVGEKLSTVVLGISGPTLKSQNEKDTLSIAPQPVEIDYTHIERLIERAIMRSREEGYEIISAIPRRFVLDEQEGIIDPVGLLGSKISAEVHVVKIGASLLRNTEKVVVNTGMEIVERFISPLASAEAVLNYEEKEEGVLMMDMGAGLTNFVVFSEGSILITGCIPMGGINITKDIAHFMKINIEQAEKIKIENGYALADAVNDTERIKIKPRGEEKEVTVSRKQLAEVIQIRLEEIMERVVDYLHAQGVNLSSLYAGVVITGGSAKLAGIREFLERYFDLPARIGYPTGVVGLKEKMQDPAYATAVGLVKLVHKELTFEKKRLFQKEKEKITENRSKFSSFVAKLKAFLRDIM